A region from the Streptosporangium sp. NBC_01756 genome encodes:
- a CDS encoding MFS transporter yields the protein MLTHERPLSPAAPSAQPYPSRWVMLPVLLSALFMAQFDLYVVNIAAPTLEHDLHAGPAALELIVAGYGFTYASGLITGGRLGDLLGSWKMFIAGTLAFGAASLLCGLAQTSGELVAARLLQGLTGAAMVPQVLALISAVFPPAERSRALSWFGVTVGVGGVAGQILGGALLQVNVLGLGWRVIFLVNVPIALAAAALAHRLLPRLRSAATPRLDLVGAAGICLSLALVLVPLVLGRTEGWPLWAWASLAAAVPALVASLLWERALARRGGQPLLDLTLFTDTVFARGLLICLGVFGAFFSLMFTLTLVLQSGLGLDPLHAGLTFGPLGLAFAAASITSPRLVGRHGSRLVTAGTAVSGLGLIALLVVLHLTGADIQALHLIGPMVLIGLGNGLAVPALTGVVLGGVRAGNAGAASGLLTTSQQFASAAGIAALGAVFFQALGTGHGPAAYTSALATVAVVDLALVALAMLGSFLLTRSTRSTREQPA from the coding sequence ATGCTCACACATGAACGCCCCCTCTCTCCCGCCGCGCCCTCCGCGCAGCCTTATCCGTCACGCTGGGTGATGCTGCCCGTCCTGCTGTCGGCGCTGTTCATGGCCCAGTTCGACCTGTATGTGGTCAACATCGCCGCGCCCACCTTGGAACACGACCTCCACGCCGGACCGGCGGCGCTGGAACTCATCGTCGCCGGCTACGGGTTCACCTACGCCAGTGGTCTGATCACCGGAGGCCGGCTGGGTGATCTGCTCGGCTCGTGGAAGATGTTCATCGCCGGCACGCTCGCTTTCGGGGCGGCCTCGCTGCTGTGCGGACTCGCCCAGACCTCCGGGGAACTGGTGGCCGCGCGCCTGCTGCAGGGCCTGACCGGAGCCGCCATGGTGCCCCAGGTGCTCGCCCTGATCAGCGCGGTCTTCCCACCGGCCGAACGTTCCCGGGCGCTGTCGTGGTTCGGCGTCACCGTGGGCGTGGGCGGCGTGGCCGGGCAGATACTGGGCGGTGCCCTGCTCCAGGTGAACGTCCTCGGCCTGGGATGGCGGGTCATCTTCCTGGTCAACGTGCCGATCGCACTGGCCGCCGCGGCGCTGGCCCATCGGCTGCTGCCTCGGCTGCGCTCGGCGGCCACGCCCCGGCTGGACCTGGTGGGCGCGGCCGGCATCTGCCTCAGCCTCGCTCTGGTGCTGGTGCCGTTGGTGCTCGGCCGCACCGAGGGCTGGCCGCTGTGGGCCTGGGCGAGCCTGGCCGCCGCCGTACCGGCACTGGTGGCGTCCCTGCTGTGGGAACGGGCACTGGCTCGGCGAGGCGGCCAGCCCCTGCTGGACCTGACGCTGTTCACCGACACCGTCTTCGCCCGCGGCCTGCTGATCTGCCTCGGCGTCTTCGGTGCCTTCTTCAGCCTCATGTTCACATTGACTCTGGTGCTGCAGTCCGGGCTGGGACTGGACCCGCTGCACGCCGGTCTCACCTTCGGTCCGCTCGGCCTGGCCTTCGCGGCCGCCTCCATCACCTCGCCGAGGCTCGTCGGCCGCCACGGCTCGCGTCTTGTCACCGCCGGCACCGCCGTCAGCGGACTGGGCCTGATCGCACTGCTGGTCGTCCTTCACCTCACAGGCGCGGATATCCAGGCCCTCCACCTGATCGGTCCCATGGTCCTCATCGGCCTGGGCAACGGCCTGGCGGTCCCCGCGTTGACCGGGGTCGTGCTCGGCGGCGTACGCGCTGGGAACGCGGGAGCGGCCTCCGGCCTCCTGACCACCTCCCAGCAGTTCGCCAGCGCCGCCGGGATCGCCGCCCTGGGGGCGGTCTTCTTCCAGGCTCTGGGAACCGGCCACGGTCCGGCCGCCTACACCTCCGCTCTGGCCACCGTGGCCGTCGTCGATCTCGCGCTGGTCGCGCTGGCCATGCTGGGCAGCTTCCTGCTTACCCGCTCCACCCGCTCCACCCGCGAACAGCCGGCTTGA
- a CDS encoding alkaline phosphatase PhoX: MLRRTLMRTGGLAAGAAFAGSLWQGAAQALPRRGPGPYGPLVAPDVNGVALPAGFTGRVVARTGRRVGGVLWHPAPDGGACFPDGDGWIYVSNSEVPLLGGATAIRFGPGGAVRGAYRILSGTNLNCAGGRTPWNTWLSCEEILRGRVFECDPYGSRAAMPRLAMGRFKHEAAACDPDRQVVYLTEDEPDGCFYRFRPTHWGDLTAGRLDVLCASSAGAVTWRRVPNPAALLEATRHQVDAARHFNGGEGCHYADGVCFFTTKGDNRVWGYDAEHERLEIVYDADAPLGVVDNLTGTPGGDLYVAEDTGNMEINLITPDRVVTPFLRVDGHPKSEITGPAFSPDGRRLYFSSQRGVRGDTAGTDGVTYEVTGPFRR, encoded by the coding sequence ATGCTTCGCCGTACGTTGATGCGAACCGGGGGATTGGCCGCTGGGGCGGCCTTCGCCGGATCGCTCTGGCAGGGGGCCGCGCAGGCTCTCCCGCGCCGCGGCCCCGGCCCCTACGGTCCGCTCGTCGCGCCCGACGTCAACGGGGTCGCGTTGCCCGCCGGGTTCACCGGCCGGGTCGTCGCCCGCACCGGCCGGCGGGTCGGCGGGGTGCTCTGGCATCCGGCGCCGGACGGCGGCGCGTGCTTCCCGGACGGCGACGGCTGGATCTACGTCTCCAACTCCGAGGTCCCGCTGCTCGGCGGCGCCACGGCGATCAGGTTCGGCCCGGGGGGAGCCGTCCGCGGCGCCTACCGGATCCTGTCGGGCACCAACCTCAACTGCGCCGGTGGCCGTACGCCCTGGAACACCTGGCTGTCGTGCGAGGAGATCCTGCGTGGGCGGGTCTTCGAGTGCGACCCGTACGGCTCGCGCGCCGCGATGCCGCGCCTGGCCATGGGCAGGTTCAAGCACGAGGCCGCCGCCTGCGACCCGGACCGGCAGGTGGTCTACCTGACCGAGGACGAGCCGGACGGCTGCTTCTACCGGTTCCGGCCGACCCACTGGGGTGATCTGACGGCGGGCCGGCTGGACGTGCTCTGCGCCTCCTCCGCCGGGGCGGTGACCTGGCGGCGGGTGCCGAACCCGGCGGCGCTGCTGGAGGCGACCCGCCACCAGGTGGACGCCGCCCGGCATTTCAACGGCGGAGAGGGGTGCCACTACGCCGACGGTGTCTGTTTCTTCACCACCAAGGGCGACAACCGGGTGTGGGGCTACGACGCGGAGCACGAGCGACTGGAGATCGTCTACGACGCCGACGCCCCGCTGGGAGTCGTGGACAACCTCACCGGCACTCCCGGCGGGGATCTCTACGTCGCCGAGGACACCGGGAACATGGAGATCAACCTGATCACCCCCGACCGGGTGGTCACCCCGTTCCTCCGGGTCGACGGTCACCCGAAGTCGGAGATCACCGGCCCCGCCTTCTCTCCCGACGGCCGCCGCCTCTACTTCTCCTCCCAGCGTGGCGTCCGGGGGGACACCGCCGGGACGGACGGCGTCACCTACGAGGTCACCGGCCCGTTCCGCCGCTAG
- a CDS encoding ScbR family autoregulator-binding transcription factor, with protein sequence MAETYRSTCFFQNKPSVRYYSVMDVEGKQVEEQMQERARQTRAAILRGAGEAFAEQGYAAATMNDIAVRAGVTRGALSFHFPAKAAIAVALIQMFDQRRVETVARIEPESPGLVRIWQLLEALASASADDATIQAASRLQLERNVIDAPLPPPFVGWIDSFTALYADAAARGELRDGVEPATLGWMTAATFFGVQHVSNALTARSDLLQRIGEFWTLFLPAIQAPPPS encoded by the coding sequence ATGGCGGAAACATACCGCTCAACCTGTTTTTTTCAAAACAAACCATCCGTCCGGTATTATTCGGTGATGGACGTAGAGGGCAAGCAAGTCGAAGAGCAGATGCAGGAGCGCGCCCGCCAGACCCGCGCCGCGATTCTCCGGGGTGCCGGTGAGGCATTCGCCGAGCAGGGGTACGCGGCGGCCACAATGAACGACATCGCCGTCAGGGCCGGGGTGACCAGGGGCGCCCTGTCTTTCCACTTTCCCGCCAAGGCGGCGATCGCGGTGGCGTTGATCCAGATGTTCGACCAGCGCAGGGTCGAGACGGTCGCGCGCATCGAGCCGGAATCGCCCGGCCTGGTGCGGATCTGGCAGCTGCTCGAGGCGCTGGCCTCGGCGTCGGCGGACGATGCCACCATCCAGGCGGCATCGCGCCTGCAACTCGAACGCAACGTCATCGACGCGCCGCTCCCGCCGCCGTTCGTCGGCTGGATCGACTCCTTCACCGCCCTTTACGCCGATGCGGCGGCTCGGGGCGAACTGCGCGACGGTGTAGAGCCTGCCACGCTGGGATGGATGACGGCCGCCACGTTCTTCGGCGTCCAGCACGTGTCCAACGCCTTGACCGCCCGTAGCGATCTGCTCCAGCGCATCGGCGAGTTCTGGACCCTTTTCCTCCCCGCCATCCAGGCTCCGCCACCATCATGA
- a CDS encoding 2-phosphosulfolactate phosphatase — translation MNTRFLGIADLVETPPVAVVVDVMRAFTVAAWAFAQGAEKIVLAASLDEAQALKARHPDWVALKDGPPAPGFDAVNSPGLLRSIDLGGRTVVQKTTAGTVGALAVKEAPLVLCAGFVVAEATARLLRTRKSGSVTFVVTGEDGQADEDLACAQYIARRVTEAGTDAAEFLRRAAESRAAAELAEGVRQGVHPDDVALCLEVDRFPFAMVATLEGTLMVLRPHAMPSPTDEDPV, via the coding sequence ATGAACACGCGTTTCCTTGGTATCGCTGATCTGGTCGAAACCCCGCCCGTGGCGGTCGTCGTTGACGTCATGCGTGCTTTCACCGTAGCTGCCTGGGCCTTTGCCCAGGGGGCGGAAAAGATCGTTCTGGCTGCGTCGCTGGACGAAGCCCAGGCGCTCAAGGCTCGCCACCCGGATTGGGTGGCACTCAAAGACGGCCCGCCCGCGCCCGGGTTCGACGCCGTCAACTCGCCGGGCCTGCTGCGGTCGATCGACCTCGGCGGACGGACCGTTGTACAGAAAACCACAGCAGGGACGGTCGGCGCCCTTGCGGTCAAGGAGGCGCCGCTGGTGCTGTGCGCCGGCTTCGTGGTGGCGGAGGCGACGGCTCGCCTCTTGCGGACGCGCAAGAGTGGCAGCGTCACGTTCGTGGTCACCGGCGAAGACGGGCAGGCCGATGAAGATCTGGCGTGTGCTCAGTACATCGCTCGGAGGGTCACCGAGGCTGGGACGGACGCTGCTGAGTTCCTTCGCCGCGCCGCCGAGTCGCGCGCCGCCGCCGAACTGGCGGAGGGGGTGCGTCAAGGAGTCCATCCTGATGACGTCGCGCTCTGCCTTGAGGTCGACCGGTTCCCCTTCGCCATGGTGGCGACCCTGGAAGGCACGCTCATGGTCCTGCGTCCACACGCGATGCCTTCGCCGACCGACGAGGACCCGGTCTGA